A part of Caldisalinibacter kiritimatiensis genomic DNA contains:
- a CDS encoding spore coat associated protein CotJA, with translation MENQMYPNCNQPIMQPEFRLARAYIPFQVMGMVYDCEKALKRGTLFPELYIPYKYEHKYK, from the coding sequence ATGGAAAATCAAATGTATCCAAACTGTAATCAACCTATAATGCAGCCTGAGTTTAGATTAGCTCGTGCATATATTCCATTTCAAGTAATGGGAATGGTTTATGACTGTGAAAAGGCTCTAAAAAGAGGGACACTATTCCCAGAGCTGTATATACCATACAAGTATGAACATAAATATAAATAA